A stretch of the Mesorhizobium huakuii genome encodes the following:
- a CDS encoding NUDIX hydrolase — protein MEAMTKADVDKLDKGLAAHGGRPLRPRDAATLILLDRKDDEVLVLMGRRHAGHAFMPGKFVFPGGRTDPADSRIATATALHRDEEAKLLAGPGRTSAARARAVALSAIRETYEEAGLLIGQKAAFATDKRDWQGFVEHGVRPSLETLRFIARAITPPNRVRRFDTRFFSAWRSDVAVELPGGGPTNELEELVWLPLAKAREADIPDITRMILNELEKRLARDPLLRPGGPVPFYRLVRNRFTRELL, from the coding sequence ATGGAAGCAATGACCAAGGCGGATGTCGACAAGCTCGACAAGGGTCTCGCCGCACATGGCGGCCGGCCCCTGCGTCCGCGTGATGCCGCGACCCTGATCCTGCTCGACCGCAAGGACGATGAGGTACTGGTGCTGATGGGCCGCCGCCACGCCGGCCACGCCTTCATGCCTGGAAAATTCGTGTTTCCCGGCGGCCGCACCGATCCGGCCGACAGCCGCATCGCGACCGCCACCGCCTTGCATCGCGACGAGGAAGCGAAGCTGCTTGCCGGTCCCGGCCGCACCAGTGCTGCGCGAGCCCGCGCGGTCGCCTTGTCCGCAATCCGCGAGACCTATGAGGAAGCCGGTCTGTTGATCGGCCAGAAGGCCGCCTTCGCGACCGACAAGCGTGACTGGCAAGGTTTTGTCGAACATGGCGTAAGGCCTTCGCTCGAAACGCTGCGTTTCATCGCGCGCGCCATCACCCCGCCCAACCGGGTTCGCCGCTTCGACACGCGTTTCTTCAGCGCCTGGCGCAGCGACGTCGCCGTCGAATTGCCGGGCGGTGGCCCGACCAACGAACTCGAGGAACTGGTCTGGCTGCCGCTTGCCAAGGCCAGGGAAGCCGACATACCCGACATCACCCGAATGATCCTGAACGAGCTGGAAAAGCGCCTTGCCCGTGATCCATTGCTACGTCCGGGTGGCCCCGTCCCCTTCTACCGGCTTGTCCGCAACCGCTTCACCCGCGAACTTCTGTAG
- a CDS encoding MFS transporter — protein MTVDTQPQGDERVHWLPMVAAISSISVVGIAIGLGMPLLSVILETRGHSASMIGLNTAVAGLASIAGAPLATPLAMRFGVAWTMIAMIATGALAFVGFHFAPDFWMWFPLRIVLHIALTVLFILSEFWISTSAPPHRRGLVLGIYATVLSLGFAAGPWLFAHLGSSGFRPFGVIIGLVTLAAIPVLAARNESPSIVADGETSNFLRYIWLVPTATFAVLVFGAVETGGFALFPVYGNRIGYSEADAALLLTMIGLGNVLLQIPIGMISDRVSDRRYLLLACATVGLAGTLFMPFFAANWHLMAALLFVWGGVVAAMYTIGLAHLGSQLSGHELASANAAFVLCYGVGMVLGPQAIGIGMDSFGPSGFGWSLGLFFGAYMALVGVRLVRKILL, from the coding sequence ATGACGGTCGATACCCAACCACAGGGCGACGAACGCGTACACTGGCTGCCGATGGTGGCGGCGATTTCGTCGATCAGCGTCGTCGGCATCGCCATTGGCCTCGGCATGCCACTGCTGAGCGTCATTCTGGAAACGCGTGGCCACTCGGCTTCGATGATCGGCCTTAACACGGCCGTCGCCGGCCTGGCCTCGATCGCCGGCGCGCCGTTGGCGACGCCGCTCGCCATGCGCTTTGGCGTCGCCTGGACCATGATCGCGATGATCGCCACCGGCGCGCTCGCCTTCGTCGGCTTCCATTTCGCGCCCGACTTCTGGATGTGGTTCCCGCTGCGCATCGTGCTGCATATCGCGTTGACGGTGCTGTTCATCCTGTCGGAATTCTGGATTAGTACGTCGGCACCGCCGCATCGCCGCGGCCTTGTCCTTGGCATCTACGCCACTGTCCTGTCGCTCGGTTTTGCCGCCGGGCCGTGGCTGTTCGCCCATCTCGGCAGCTCAGGCTTCAGGCCGTTCGGCGTCATCATTGGATTGGTGACGCTGGCCGCGATACCGGTGCTGGCGGCGCGCAACGAAAGCCCGAGCATTGTAGCCGACGGCGAAACCAGCAATTTCCTGCGCTACATCTGGCTGGTGCCGACCGCGACTTTTGCCGTGCTGGTGTTCGGCGCCGTCGAGACCGGCGGCTTCGCGCTGTTCCCGGTCTATGGCAACCGCATCGGCTATTCCGAAGCCGATGCCGCATTGCTGCTGACCATGATCGGCCTCGGCAATGTCCTCCTGCAGATCCCGATCGGCATGATCAGCGACCGCGTTTCGGACCGGCGCTATCTGCTGCTCGCTTGCGCCACGGTTGGCCTTGCCGGCACGCTGTTCATGCCCTTCTTTGCGGCGAACTGGCATTTGATGGCAGCGCTTCTGTTCGTCTGGGGCGGTGTCGTCGCGGCCATGTACACGATCGGCCTCGCCCATCTCGGTTCGCAGCTCTCCGGCCACGAACTGGCGTCGGCCAACGCAGCCTTCGTGCTGTGTTACGGCGTCGGCATGGTGCTTGGCCCACAGGCGATCGGCATCGGCATGGACAGTTTCGGGCCTTCCGGCTTCGGCTGGTCGCTCGGCCTGTTCTTCGGCGCCTACATGGCGCTGGTTGGCGTCAGACTCGTCCGCAAGATTCTCCTTTGA
- a CDS encoding ISNCY family transposase, which yields MQKFRDVLSRWNGGDLSMLEAGELLGMSERQFRRYRDRYEEAGEAGLLDRRLGKLSTRRVPAEAIEEMLELYRHRYLGWNVKHFHEHLLRDHNFSWGYTFIKTQLHAAGLVERAKRRGAHRRKRERKPCEGMMLHQDGSRHAWLDSQPMLDLIVTMDDATSTIYSAFLIGEEGTASSFQGLLETFVAKGLPSSLYTDRGSHYFVTLKAGEAVDKSRLTQVGRALRHLGIEHIPAYSPEARGRSERMFATLQDRLPKELALAGIADIQAANRFIAQTYLPAHNARFARPARLKTAPLLPSTRSNCPRSCASRRSASLPATTRSPSRDCDCSCRTARSDITSSKPRSRSGTIRMGRLRSSMGRAALHDTCPMAP from the coding sequence ATGCAGAAGTTTCGGGACGTTTTGAGCCGTTGGAATGGCGGCGATCTTTCGATGCTGGAGGCTGGTGAGTTGTTGGGGATGTCGGAGCGGCAATTCCGGCGTTACCGCGACCGCTATGAAGAGGCTGGGGAAGCTGGGTTGCTCGATCGACGGTTAGGCAAGCTTTCGACCCGTCGGGTGCCTGCGGAAGCGATCGAGGAGATGCTGGAGCTTTATCGTCATCGCTACCTTGGCTGGAATGTGAAGCATTTCCACGAGCACCTGCTGCGCGATCACAACTTCAGCTGGGGCTATACCTTCATCAAGACGCAGCTTCACGCGGCAGGCTTGGTTGAACGGGCCAAGCGGCGCGGTGCTCACCGGCGCAAGCGCGAAAGGAAGCCGTGCGAGGGGATGATGCTGCATCAGGATGGCAGCCGGCATGCCTGGTTGGACAGCCAGCCTATGCTCGACCTGATCGTGACGATGGACGACGCGACGAGCACGATCTATTCGGCCTTCCTGATTGGGGAGGAAGGCACGGCGTCGAGCTTTCAGGGACTTCTGGAGACCTTTGTCGCCAAGGGATTGCCGTCAAGCCTCTACACCGATCGTGGCAGCCATTATTTCGTCACGCTCAAGGCCGGCGAGGCGGTCGACAAGAGCCGGCTGACCCAAGTCGGACGGGCGCTGCGGCATCTGGGCATCGAGCATATCCCGGCCTATTCGCCCGAAGCCAGGGGGCGCTCCGAGCGGATGTTCGCGACCTTGCAGGATCGGTTGCCCAAGGAACTGGCCCTGGCCGGCATTGCGGATATCCAGGCCGCCAACCGCTTCATCGCACAGACCTATCTGCCGGCTCACAATGCCCGCTTCGCCAGGCCGGCGCGGTTGAAGACAGCGCCTTTGTTGCCGTCGACCCGCAGCAACTGTCCCAGATCCTGTGCATCGAGGAGGAGCGCGTCGTTGCCCGCGACAACACGGTCGCCTTCGCGCGACTGCGATTGCAGCTGCCGCACAGCCCGATCCGACATCACTTCGTCAAAGCCACGGTCAAGATCAGGCACTATCCGGATGGGACGCTTGCGGTCTTCCATGGGCCGCGCCGCATTGCACGATACATGCCCGATGGCACCGTAA
- the rpmG gene encoding 50S ribosomal protein L33 has product MAKAANIKIKLLSTADTGFFYVTSKNSRTKTDKLSFRKYDPVAKKHVEFKETKIK; this is encoded by the coding sequence ATGGCCAAAGCCGCAAACATCAAGATCAAGCTTCTGTCGACCGCCGACACCGGTTTCTTCTACGTGACCAGCAAGAACAGCCGTACCAAGACGGACAAGCTGTCGTTCCGTAAGTACGACCCGGTCGCCAAGAAGCACGTCGAATTCAAGGAAACCAAGATCAAGTAA
- a CDS encoding carbohydrate ABC transporter permease, with protein MIAGRSASQRFFGGIGLYAAIAAYVVFALFPIYWTLKISVTPERLLYSEGITFWPSHMTLQNFITVLEATDFPRYFLNSVIVSVSTAALVTIIATLAGYAMSRFTFRGKAALALMLLLTQTFPLVMVIPPIYRVMGQIGLINSLTGLIIIYTAFNTAFATFLMQSFFDGIPKDLEEAAMIDGCTRAQAMRKVIVPLTLPGMGATLGFVFTAAWSELLFALMLISSDDQKTFAVGLLTFIGKFAVDWGQMMAASILALIPVCIFFAFLQRYLVTGLTAGAVKG; from the coding sequence ATGATCGCGGGACGCTCTGCTTCACAACGCTTCTTCGGCGGTATCGGCCTCTACGCGGCAATCGCGGCCTATGTGGTCTTCGCCCTGTTCCCGATCTACTGGACGCTGAAGATCTCGGTCACGCCGGAGCGGCTGCTCTATTCCGAAGGCATCACCTTCTGGCCGTCGCACATGACGTTGCAGAACTTCATCACCGTGCTCGAAGCCACCGATTTTCCGCGCTATTTCCTCAACAGCGTCATCGTCTCGGTATCGACGGCCGCATTGGTGACGATCATCGCCACGCTTGCCGGCTACGCCATGTCGCGCTTCACCTTTCGCGGCAAGGCGGCTCTGGCTCTGATGCTGCTGTTGACCCAGACCTTTCCGCTGGTGATGGTCATTCCGCCGATCTACCGCGTGATGGGGCAGATCGGCCTGATCAACAGCCTGACCGGGCTGATCATCATCTACACCGCCTTCAATACCGCCTTCGCCACCTTCCTGATGCAATCCTTCTTCGATGGCATCCCCAAGGACCTGGAAGAGGCGGCGATGATCGACGGCTGCACGCGCGCGCAGGCGATGCGCAAGGTGATCGTGCCGCTGACGCTGCCCGGCATGGGGGCGACGCTGGGTTTCGTCTTCACCGCCGCCTGGAGCGAGCTTCTGTTCGCGCTGATGCTGATCTCCAGCGACGACCAGAAGACCTTTGCCGTCGGCTTGCTCACCTTCATCGGAAAGTTCGCCGTCGACTGGGGGCAGATGATGGCGGCGTCGATCCTGGCGCTGATCCCGGTCTGCATCTTCTTCGCTTTCCTGCAACGCTATCTCGTCACCGGCCTGACCGCCGGCGCCGTCAAAGGATAG
- a CDS encoding carbohydrate ABC transporter permease, translated as MTYALSEIRSAGKPRRKRLSHAAIEPWLYLSPAIILLVVVLLVPLVIGISYSFRKFSAFKSEYVGLGQYQAMLSDQVLGQALVNTLWWTVASLFFQFFLGLGLALLLDKPFWGRKVVQALVFLPWAVPSFLSGLTWAWLFNPIVGPLPHWLFALGLKAEPTNVLSDPATAMWGPIIANVWFGIPFFAITLLAALKSIPSELHEAAAIDGASPWQRFTKVTLPFLAPTIAITVMLRTIWIATFADLIFVMTEGGPAGSTNTVPVYIYVSAFKSLDKGYASAVAVLLLVLLIAYAIALIAIRRSLVRHV; from the coding sequence ATGACCTACGCCCTGTCCGAAATCCGATCCGCCGGCAAGCCGCGCCGCAAGCGGCTGTCGCATGCCGCCATCGAGCCCTGGCTCTATCTCAGCCCAGCGATCATCCTGCTGGTCGTGGTGCTGTTGGTGCCGCTGGTCATCGGCATCAGCTATTCCTTCCGCAAATTCTCGGCCTTCAAGTCGGAATATGTCGGGCTCGGCCAGTATCAGGCGATGCTGTCGGATCAGGTGCTGGGGCAGGCGCTGGTCAACACGCTGTGGTGGACGGTCGCCAGCCTGTTCTTCCAGTTCTTCCTCGGCCTTGGCCTGGCGCTGCTGCTCGACAAGCCATTCTGGGGCCGCAAGGTGGTGCAGGCGCTGGTGTTCCTGCCCTGGGCGGTGCCGTCCTTCCTGTCGGGCCTGACTTGGGCCTGGCTGTTCAACCCGATCGTTGGGCCGCTGCCGCATTGGCTGTTCGCGCTGGGGCTGAAGGCGGAGCCGACCAATGTGCTCTCCGATCCGGCCACGGCGATGTGGGGGCCGATCATTGCAAATGTCTGGTTCGGCATTCCGTTCTTCGCCATCACGCTGCTGGCGGCGCTGAAGTCTATCCCGTCGGAACTGCACGAGGCGGCGGCGATCGACGGCGCTTCGCCCTGGCAGCGCTTCACCAAGGTGACGCTGCCGTTCCTGGCGCCGACGATCGCGATTACCGTGATGCTACGCACCATCTGGATCGCCACCTTCGCCGACCTGATCTTCGTCATGACCGAGGGTGGACCGGCCGGCTCGACCAACACGGTGCCGGTTTACATCTATGTCAGCGCCTTCAAGTCGCTGGACAAGGGCTATGCCTCAGCGGTGGCCGTGCTGCTGCTCGTCCTGCTGATTGCCTATGCGATCGCGCTGATCGCCATCCGTCGCTCTCTTGTGAGGCACGTCTGA
- a CDS encoding ABC transporter substrate-binding protein: protein MKKLTVMLATVAGLAISAGGALADSTLKMVEVITSPPRTEFLKKQIAEFEAANPGVKVELVSLPWGQAFEKFLTMVQAGDTPDVVEMPERWMGLYANNAQLEDLGPYMAKWDDAKTLGDRAKQFGSTVNNTQYMIPYGYYVNALFWNKKLFKQAGLDGPPATLDEFVADSKKISAIPGKYGYCLRGGPGAFNGMHMFMNIAAGKGGYFKEDGTSTINDEGSVKGLQMLADMYKDGLAPKDAVSWGFNETVTGFYSGTCAMLNQDPDALLGIADKMSADDFAVAPLPVGPSGKSYPTLGYAGWAMFANSQHKDDAWKLMATLLSPKDNLEWAKEVGVVPIHNGADQDAHFKTEQFKGWFTELSDSSKYEMVTPPTHLENLGNFVDQVAIKNFQEVLLGQKTAKEAADAWAAFLTKEQQDWLAKNKK from the coding sequence ATGAAAAAACTGACCGTCATGCTTGCCACCGTTGCGGGGCTGGCGATTTCCGCCGGAGGCGCGCTGGCCGACTCGACCCTGAAAATGGTCGAAGTCATCACCAGCCCGCCGCGCACCGAATTCCTGAAGAAACAGATCGCGGAGTTCGAAGCCGCCAATCCCGGCGTCAAGGTCGAGCTGGTCTCGCTGCCCTGGGGCCAGGCCTTCGAAAAGTTCCTGACCATGGTGCAGGCCGGCGACACGCCCGACGTGGTCGAGATGCCGGAACGCTGGATGGGCCTCTATGCCAACAATGCCCAGCTCGAGGATCTCGGCCCCTATATGGCCAAATGGGATGACGCCAAGACGCTCGGCGACCGTGCCAAGCAGTTCGGTTCGACGGTCAACAACACCCAGTACATGATCCCCTACGGCTACTATGTGAACGCGCTGTTCTGGAACAAGAAGCTGTTCAAGCAGGCCGGTCTCGACGGCCCGCCGGCCACGCTCGACGAGTTCGTCGCCGACTCCAAGAAGATCTCCGCCATTCCGGGCAAGTACGGCTACTGCCTGCGCGGCGGCCCCGGCGCCTTCAACGGCATGCACATGTTCATGAACATCGCCGCCGGCAAGGGCGGCTACTTCAAGGAAGACGGCACCTCGACCATCAACGACGAAGGCTCGGTCAAGGGCCTGCAGATGCTGGCCGACATGTACAAGGACGGCCTGGCGCCGAAGGATGCGGTGAGCTGGGGCTTCAACGAAACCGTCACCGGCTTCTATTCCGGCACCTGCGCCATGCTCAACCAGGATCCGGACGCGCTGCTCGGCATCGCCGACAAGATGAGCGCAGACGACTTCGCCGTGGCGCCGCTGCCAGTTGGTCCGAGCGGCAAATCCTACCCGACGCTCGGCTATGCCGGCTGGGCGATGTTCGCCAATTCCCAGCACAAGGACGATGCCTGGAAGCTGATGGCGACGCTGCTGTCGCCCAAGGACAATCTGGAATGGGCCAAGGAAGTCGGCGTCGTCCCGATCCACAATGGCGCCGACCAGGATGCCCATTTCAAGACCGAACAGTTCAAGGGCTGGTTCACGGAGCTCAGCGACAGCTCCAAATATGAAATGGTGACGCCGCCGACGCATCTGGAAAACCTCGGCAATTTCGTCGACCAGGTGGCGATCAAGAATTTCCAGGAAGTGCTGCTCGGCCAGAAGACGGCCAAGGAAGCGGCCGACGCATGGGCTGCTTTCCTGACCAAGGAGCAGCAGGACTGGCTGGCGAAGAACAAGAAGTAG
- a CDS encoding PLP-dependent transferase, translating to MNEHPTGFDYDYLAEAATLLAHDEPFPGGAVVPPIYQTSLFTFANYAEMADTFAGKRRQPIYSRGDNPTVMEFEARVAALEGAEAARGFSSGMAAISATVLAFVGAGERIVAVRNCYGDAYRLFERLLPRLNIKVDYVDGSDPDAVAAALPGAKLLYLESPTSMMFELQDIAHLARLAKEQGIITTIDNSWASPVFQKPISHGVDLVLHSASKYLGGHSDTVAGVVAGSAVHIKHINEQTYSYLGGKLSPFEAWLLLRGLRTLPLRLPHHMKSGLTIAERLKAHANVERVNHPVYSNHPGKATLAGYAGLFSFEVTDDIDIPVFVDALKYFRIGVSWGGHESLVVPAKASLEQTPGLNSMARFGVSPRTIRFNVGLESVEDLWADVAQAFEKARK from the coding sequence ATGAACGAGCATCCGACCGGTTTCGATTACGACTATCTTGCCGAGGCGGCGACACTGCTGGCGCATGACGAGCCGTTTCCGGGCGGCGCGGTGGTGCCGCCGATCTACCAGACGTCGCTCTTCACCTTCGCCAATTATGCCGAAATGGCCGACACCTTTGCCGGCAAACGAAGGCAGCCGATCTATTCGCGCGGCGACAATCCGACGGTGATGGAGTTCGAGGCGCGCGTGGCCGCACTCGAGGGCGCCGAGGCCGCGCGCGGTTTTTCGAGCGGCATGGCGGCGATCAGTGCCACGGTGCTTGCCTTCGTCGGCGCCGGCGAACGCATCGTTGCGGTGCGCAACTGCTATGGCGATGCCTACCGGCTGTTCGAGCGGCTTTTGCCGCGGCTCAACATCAAGGTCGACTATGTCGACGGCTCCGATCCGGATGCGGTGGCGGCGGCACTTCCCGGTGCCAAGCTGCTTTACCTGGAAAGCCCGACCTCGATGATGTTCGAGCTGCAGGACATCGCGCATCTGGCTCGGCTGGCGAAAGAGCAGGGCATCATCACCACCATCGACAATTCCTGGGCCTCACCGGTGTTCCAAAAGCCGATCTCGCATGGCGTCGATCTGGTGCTGCACTCGGCCTCGAAATATCTCGGCGGCCACAGCGACACGGTCGCCGGCGTGGTGGCGGGCTCGGCCGTGCACATCAAGCACATCAACGAGCAGACCTATTCCTATCTCGGCGGCAAGCTGTCGCCGTTCGAGGCCTGGCTGCTGTTGCGCGGGCTGCGCACGCTGCCGCTGCGCCTGCCGCACCACATGAAGAGCGGGCTGACCATCGCGGAGCGGCTGAAGGCGCATGCCAATGTCGAGCGCGTCAACCATCCCGTCTATTCGAACCATCCCGGCAAGGCGACGCTGGCCGGTTATGCCGGACTGTTCTCCTTCGAGGTGACGGACGATATCGACATCCCGGTCTTCGTCGATGCGCTGAAATATTTCCGCATCGGCGTCAGCTGGGGCGGGCACGAGAGCCTGGTCGTGCCCGCCAAGGCGTCGCTGGAGCAGACGCCGGGACTGAATTCGATGGCGCGCTTCGGCGTCAGCCCCCGAACCATCCGCTTCAATGTCGGATTGGAAAGTGTCGAAGACCTCTGGGCCGACGTCGCCCAGGCCTTCGAAAAAGCCAGAAAATAA
- a CDS encoding FadR/GntR family transcriptional regulator: protein MDQNSLPPIQTTARDDAVLKALVGFVRAESLQPGERLPTERILAERLKVSRNTVREALTRWEGLGLVERRQGSGTYLKAAVSPDMLHMPLTLAGGNDFTSLMHTLEIRRALEAEAAALCAERASPADIAEIERKLDIMEQAFRTRDGMSSEEDWEFHQAIYRVSGNPLFEQIIAAMHELFHRFWEHPLGVRDFGHASFPYHRTVYECIAARDPQGARAEALKLIATVEDDLKRGAAKLKLSSQT from the coding sequence GTGGACCAGAACAGCCTGCCACCCATTCAGACGACGGCGCGCGATGACGCCGTGCTGAAGGCGTTGGTGGGTTTTGTCCGCGCCGAATCCCTGCAGCCCGGCGAGCGGCTTCCGACCGAACGCATCCTGGCCGAGCGGCTGAAGGTCAGCCGCAACACGGTGCGCGAGGCGCTGACGCGGTGGGAGGGACTTGGCCTGGTCGAGCGCCGGCAAGGCAGCGGCACCTACCTCAAGGCGGCCGTGTCACCCGACATGCTGCACATGCCGCTGACCTTGGCCGGCGGTAATGACTTCACCAGCCTGATGCATACGCTGGAAATCCGCCGCGCGCTCGAAGCGGAGGCGGCGGCCCTTTGCGCCGAACGCGCCAGCCCGGCGGACATTGCCGAGATCGAGCGCAAGCTCGACATCATGGAGCAGGCGTTCCGCACCCGCGATGGCATGTCGTCGGAAGAGGACTGGGAGTTCCACCAGGCGATCTATCGGGTCTCTGGCAATCCGCTGTTCGAGCAGATCATCGCCGCCATGCACGAGCTGTTCCACCGTTTCTGGGAGCATCCGCTTGGCGTGCGCGATTTCGGTCACGCCAGCTTTCCCTACCATCGCACCGTTTACGAATGCATCGCCGCACGTGATCCGCAAGGCGCCCGCGCCGAAGCGCTCAAGCTGATCGCCACCGTCGAGGACGATCTCAAGCGCGGTGCGGCCAAACTCAAACTTTCGAGCCAGACATGA
- a CDS encoding DJ-1/PfpI family protein, with product MTLRFGILVFPNVQQLDLTGPYEVLASAKGAEVELIWKDRNPVMSSTRLSLNPTATFDDCPPLDVLCIPGGGGVNPLLEDHAVLDFVRERAVQARYVTSVCSGALVLGAAGLLKGKRATTHWYAHDFLAEFGAIPVNERIVEDGNLITAGGVTSGIDFGLLLVARLLGQAEAETVQLSLEYAPAPPFQSGTPAQASPAVLAEATNRLAGSRQIREEMFARWRATRAAVTPTRAQA from the coding sequence ATGACCCTTCGTTTCGGCATCCTCGTCTTCCCCAATGTCCAGCAGCTCGACCTCACCGGCCCTTATGAAGTCCTGGCATCGGCAAAGGGCGCCGAGGTGGAACTGATCTGGAAGGATCGCAATCCGGTGATGTCGTCGACGCGGCTGTCGCTCAACCCAACGGCGACCTTCGACGATTGCCCGCCTCTCGATGTGCTGTGCATTCCGGGTGGAGGCGGCGTCAACCCGCTGCTGGAGGACCACGCCGTCCTCGATTTCGTGCGGGAGCGGGCTGTGCAGGCACGCTATGTCACCTCGGTATGCAGCGGTGCCCTGGTGCTCGGTGCCGCCGGCCTGCTCAAAGGCAAGCGGGCGACGACGCATTGGTACGCGCATGATTTCCTCGCCGAGTTCGGCGCCATTCCAGTCAACGAGCGCATTGTCGAGGACGGAAACCTGATAACTGCTGGCGGCGTCACCTCGGGGATCGATTTCGGCCTCCTCCTGGTCGCCAGGCTTCTCGGCCAGGCCGAGGCCGAAACGGTGCAGCTCTCACTCGAATATGCCCCGGCTCCTCCGTTCCAGTCGGGCACGCCCGCCCAGGCTTCGCCTGCCGTGCTGGCGGAAGCAACGAATCGGCTCGCGGGTTCGAGGCAGATTCGCGAGGAGATGTTCGCGCGCTGGCGCGCCACGCGCGCAGCCGTCACGCCGACGCGAGCCCAAGCCTGA
- a CDS encoding PleD family two-component system response regulator has product MTARILVVDDIPANVRLLEVRLLAEYFEVLTATNGPDAIETCENGKVDVVLLDVMMPDMDGFEVCRRLKSDPATSHIPVVMITALDQVSDRVRGLEAGADDFLTKPVNDLQLMTRVKSLVRLKSLTDELRLRASTTRNIGIEELLSRNFASEDTIPKVLLIDERKSSVERIQKMLRDRADLDVNGDPHAGFFQAAETSYECVMISTAFADFDPLRLCSQLRSLDRTRFVPIILLAEEGEEERIIRGLELGINDYLMRPIDQQELTARLRTQVRRKRYNDQLRASVTQTIEMAVTDGLTGLHNRRYLDSHLQTLFDRAVARRRPLSVMITDLDRFKSINDAHGHDGGDEVLREFARRLRKNVRGIDLACRFGGEEFVVVMPDTDGAVAEKVAERIRAEIAQKPFAIGADGKTIEVTVSVGVSSVLKGVDTVAALMKRADLALYEAKSGGRNRVVAKAA; this is encoded by the coding sequence ATGACCGCGCGGATCCTCGTCGTCGACGACATCCCTGCCAATGTGAGGCTGCTGGAGGTTCGGCTGCTGGCCGAATATTTCGAGGTGCTGACCGCCACCAACGGGCCTGACGCGATCGAGACCTGCGAAAACGGCAAGGTCGATGTCGTGCTGCTCGACGTGATGATGCCCGACATGGACGGGTTCGAGGTCTGCCGGCGGCTGAAGAGCGATCCGGCGACGTCGCATATTCCGGTGGTGATGATCACCGCGCTCGACCAAGTGTCCGACCGCGTGCGCGGGCTGGAAGCTGGTGCTGACGATTTCCTTACCAAGCCGGTCAACGACCTGCAGCTGATGACGCGCGTCAAGAGCCTGGTCCGGCTGAAGTCTCTCACCGACGAGCTCAGGCTGCGCGCCTCGACGACGCGCAACATCGGCATCGAGGAACTGCTCAGCCGCAATTTCGCGTCCGAGGACACGATTCCGAAAGTGCTGTTGATCGACGAGCGCAAATCGTCGGTCGAGCGCATCCAGAAAATGCTGCGCGACCGCGCCGATCTTGATGTCAACGGCGATCCGCATGCCGGGTTCTTCCAGGCGGCCGAGACATCCTATGAATGCGTGATGATCTCGACGGCCTTCGCCGATTTCGATCCGCTGAGGCTCTGCTCGCAGTTGCGCTCGCTTGACCGCACGCGTTTCGTGCCGATCATCCTCTTGGCGGAGGAGGGCGAGGAGGAGCGCATCATCCGCGGCCTCGAACTCGGCATCAACGACTATCTGATGCGGCCGATCGACCAGCAGGAGCTGACGGCGCGGCTGCGCACCCAGGTGCGCCGCAAGCGCTACAACGACCAATTGCGCGCCAGTGTCACCCAGACCATCGAAATGGCGGTGACCGACGGCCTGACCGGACTGCACAACCGCCGCTATCTCGACAGCCATCTGCAGACGCTGTTCGACCGCGCCGTGGCGCGGCGCCGGCCGCTGTCGGTGATGATCACCGATCTCGACCGCTTCAAGTCGATCAATGACGCGCATGGCCATGATGGCGGCGACGAGGTGCTACGGGAATTCGCGCGGCGGCTGCGCAAGAATGTCAGGGGTATCGACCTTGCCTGCCGGTTCGGCGGCGAGGAGTTCGTCGTAGTCATGCCGGACACCGATGGCGCCGTGGCCGAGAAAGTGGCCGAACGCATCCGCGCCGAAATCGCCCAGAAGCCTTTCGCCATCGGCGCCGACGGCAAGACGATCGAGGTCACCGTCAGCGTCGGCGTGTCGTCGGTGCTGAAAGGCGTGGATACGGTGGCGGCGCTGATGAAGCGCGCCGATCTCGCGCTTTATGAAGCCAAGAGCGGCGGCCGCAACCGTGTGGTTGCGAAGGCGGCGTAG
- a CDS encoding response regulator, with product MTVTFERRDGRDGMSMPKKVMIVEDNELNMKLFRDLIEASGYETVRTRNGLEALDLARKHRPDLILMDIQLPEVSGLEVTKWLKEDDDLHVIPVIAVTAFAMKGDEERIRQGGCEAYISKPISVPRFIETIKSYLGDA from the coding sequence ATGACGGTCACCTTCGAGCGGAGGGACGGCCGGGACGGGATGTCGATGCCTAAGAAGGTCATGATCGTCGAGGACAATGAGCTCAATATGAAGCTCTTTCGGGACCTCATCGAAGCAAGCGGCTACGAGACGGTGCGCACCCGCAACGGGCTCGAGGCGCTGGATCTGGCGCGCAAGCACCGGCCCGATCTCATCCTGATGGACATCCAACTGCCCGAAGTGTCGGGCCTGGAAGTGACCAAATGGCTGAAGGAAGATGACGATCTGCACGTCATTCCGGTCATCGCGGTGACCGCCTTCGCCATGAAGGGCGACGAGGAGCGCATCCGCCAGGGCGGTTGCGAAGCCTATATTTCGAAGCCGATTTCGGTGCCGCGTTTCATCGAAACCATCAAATCCTACCTGGGCGATGCCTGA